In a genomic window of Nitrosarchaeum sp.:
- a CDS encoding CofH family radical SAM protein — MSQTTEQINQSDIGDILENSLNGHRPGPADCLRLLESDDVHLMGLVSGHLTRKRFGKKVSFVNNIILNYTNVCITDCKFCAFYRSPGSDDAYTLSLDQIESRVKTAWDMFKIRQVLIQGGHNPNLKIEYYENAFKMIRQKFPNVGVHGLSASEIDMISRIEKTSTKEVLSRLKESGLQSIPGAGAEILVDSVKDVISPKKISSADWIRIMDEAHSLDIPASATMMYGHVENNDDVVDHFFKIVKLQEKTNGFMAFIPWNFEPNNTLMQEEKLVEYGTGGTQLLKMIAISRLVFDGLIPHIQSSWLTNGVGMAQLALQYGANDFGGTLIGEEVVSCTGSRSTELTGKLIVDAIHQIGYQAEERDNFYNPIALL, encoded by the coding sequence TTGAGTCAAACTACTGAACAAATTAATCAAAGTGACATTGGAGATATTCTTGAAAATTCTCTAAATGGTCATAGACCTGGTCCGGCAGACTGTCTTAGATTATTAGAGTCCGATGATGTACATCTGATGGGTCTAGTTTCTGGTCATCTTACAAGAAAGCGATTTGGAAAGAAGGTTTCTTTTGTAAATAATATTATTTTGAATTACACTAACGTTTGCATTACTGATTGTAAATTCTGCGCATTTTATCGTTCTCCTGGTTCTGATGATGCTTATACACTATCTCTAGATCAAATTGAATCTCGAGTAAAGACTGCATGGGACATGTTTAAGATTAGACAAGTCTTGATTCAAGGCGGGCACAATCCAAATCTGAAAATTGAATATTATGAAAATGCCTTTAAAATGATTAGACAAAAATTTCCAAATGTTGGTGTCCATGGACTTTCTGCATCTGAAATCGATATGATATCTAGAATTGAAAAAACGTCTACAAAAGAAGTTTTATCACGATTAAAGGAATCTGGACTTCAATCAATTCCTGGAGCAGGAGCTGAAATTCTTGTAGACTCTGTTAAAGATGTGATTAGTCCAAAAAAAATATCTAGTGCCGATTGGATTAGGATAATGGACGAAGCTCATTCACTTGATATCCCAGCATCAGCAACTATGATGTATGGACATGTAGAAAATAATGATGACGTTGTTGATCACTTTTTTAAAATTGTAAAATTACAAGAAAAGACTAATGGATTTATGGCATTTATTCCTTGGAATTTTGAACCAAATAATACTTTGATGCAAGAAGAAAAATTAGTGGAGTATGGAACCGGTGGAACCCAACTTCTAAAGATGATAGCCATATCTAGACTTGTTTTTGACGGATTAATTCCACACATTCAGTCTTCATGGCTTACAAATGGAGTTGGAATGGCGCAACTCGCTTTACAATATGGCGCTAATGATTTTGGTGGTACATTGATTGGTGAAGAGGTCGTATCTTGTACCGGCTCACGTTCTACTGAATTAACTGGCAAACTTATTGTAGATGCGATTCATCAAATTGGTTATCAAGCAGAAGAGCGCGATAATTTTTACAATCCTATTGCTTTGCTATAA
- a CDS encoding menaquinone biosynthesis decarboxylase — protein sequence MAIEDIHEFVTELEKKGELKRVKTEVDSNLEIAEILRREMYSNGPAVLFENVKNYDMPVLGNAFGSMKRLEIGLEMTDFTEIGQRIVDMTKMDMPSGFLNKIKKLPELSKMAESFPKLENNGPVTEITSSDASFDKLPILKSWPNDAGRFITLGLVATKHPETGVRNLGVYRMQIIDSTHAMMHWQKHKRGAQHGEISKERGEKIPAAIIIGCEPATVFSSIAPVPEGLDKYLFAGITRKKGIKTVKCKTIDLEVPANAEIVLEGYVDPHDIRDEGPFGDHTGYYTPIEPYPTFTLTGIMRRKNPIYVTTVVGKPILEDAYIGKVIEQSFLPLIRMFHPEVVDFSMPASGWFQGFAIISIKKRYPGQAKKVMMGLWGMGQLALTKMFVVVDEDINVHDINDVIWAITTRADAARDTTIINNTPTDTLDPASPRVNLGSKLGIDATQKTREEGYEREIQQLVKVDNETKNLVDSKWSSYGL from the coding sequence ATGGCAATTGAAGACATCCATGAGTTTGTAACAGAGTTAGAAAAAAAGGGGGAACTAAAAAGAGTCAAAACAGAAGTTGATTCGAATTTAGAAATTGCCGAAATTTTGAGAAGAGAGATGTATTCAAATGGTCCAGCTGTGCTTTTTGAAAATGTAAAAAATTATGACATGCCAGTATTAGGCAATGCGTTTGGTTCAATGAAAAGATTAGAGATAGGGTTAGAGATGACAGACTTTACAGAAATAGGACAAAGAATTGTAGATATGACAAAGATGGATATGCCATCAGGATTTCTAAACAAGATAAAAAAACTTCCCGAACTTTCAAAAATGGCAGAGTCTTTTCCCAAATTAGAAAACAATGGACCGGTAACTGAGATTACTTCAAGTGATGCATCTTTTGATAAATTACCAATTTTAAAATCATGGCCAAATGACGCAGGACGTTTTATCACATTAGGATTAGTTGCCACAAAACATCCAGAAACAGGAGTTAGAAATCTGGGAGTGTATAGAATGCAAATCATAGATAGTACACATGCAATGATGCACTGGCAGAAACACAAACGCGGTGCACAGCACGGAGAAATTTCAAAAGAACGTGGAGAGAAAATACCTGCAGCTATAATTATTGGATGTGAACCTGCAACTGTGTTTTCATCAATTGCTCCAGTTCCAGAAGGACTAGACAAGTATTTGTTTGCAGGAATTACAAGAAAAAAAGGAATCAAAACGGTAAAATGCAAAACCATTGATTTGGAAGTACCTGCAAACGCGGAAATTGTTCTGGAGGGATATGTTGACCCACATGACATCAGAGACGAAGGACCATTTGGAGATCATACAGGATATTACACTCCAATTGAACCATATCCGACTTTCACGTTAACTGGAATTATGAGAAGGAAAAATCCCATTTATGTCACAACAGTAGTAGGCAAACCAATCCTCGAAGATGCATATATTGGCAAAGTTATCGAGCAGTCATTTTTGCCATTGATACGAATGTTTCATCCAGAAGTTGTAGATTTCAGCATGCCAGCATCTGGATGGTTCCAAGGCTTCGCGATAATTTCAATTAAGAAAAGATACCCAGGACAAGCAAAAAAAGTAATGATGGGATTATGGGGAATGGGACAGCTAGCATTAACAAAGATGTTTGTTGTAGTAGATGAGGACATCAATGTCCATGATATCAATGATGTAATATGGGCAATCACCACAAGAGCTGATGCTGCACGCGATACAACAATTATCAACAACACACCTACAGATACACTTGATCCTGCATCTCCAAGAGTAAATTTGGGTTCAAAGTTAGGAATTGATGCCACTCAAAAAACTAGAGAAGAAGGTTATGAAAGAGAAATTCAACAGTTAGTCAAAGTCGATAACGAAACAAAAAATCTAGTGGATTCTAAATGGTCTAGTTACGGATTATAG
- a CDS encoding 2-amino-3,7-dideoxy-D-threo-hept-6-ulosonate synthase — translation MVSGHEIRLNRILRKGKMVCIPMDHGISNGPIEGLTDPASMIYRCETHGLTSIIINKGILKTLPKPTKIGVLVHFSSSTSLSMSPNRKMLTGTVEEAVRLGADGVSLHINIGGKEEPEMLEQLGMTADQCHKWDMPLLAMMYPRGENIKDPHDPEIVGHVARIGAECGADIVKTLYTGDIDSFAKIVKSTPVPIVIAGGPKTKTDLDILQMTEDAMTAGAKGVTYGRNIFAHKNPEKIVEALASIIFKKESAKEAMKKLEQN, via the coding sequence ATGGTATCGGGTCACGAGATTCGACTAAATCGAATTCTTAGAAAAGGAAAAATGGTATGTATTCCAATGGATCACGGAATTTCAAATGGTCCTATTGAAGGATTAACAGATCCAGCATCTATGATTTATAGATGTGAAACACATGGACTTACAAGTATTATAATTAACAAAGGAATTCTCAAAACATTGCCAAAACCAACAAAGATTGGTGTATTAGTTCATTTTTCAAGCAGTACTTCTTTGTCAATGTCTCCTAATCGTAAAATGCTAACTGGAACAGTAGAAGAAGCTGTAAGACTTGGAGCAGATGGTGTATCACTTCACATCAACATCGGAGGTAAAGAAGAACCTGAAATGTTAGAACAGCTTGGAATGACTGCGGATCAGTGTCACAAATGGGACATGCCATTATTAGCAATGATGTACCCAAGAGGGGAAAATATCAAAGATCCACATGATCCAGAAATTGTAGGACATGTTGCAAGAATAGGAGCAGAATGCGGAGCAGATATTGTTAAAACATTATACACAGGCGATATAGATTCATTTGCAAAAATTGTAAAGAGTACTCCAGTCCCAATAGTCATTGCAGGAGGACCAAAAACAAAAACAGATTTAGATATTTTACAAATGACAGAAGATGCAATGACTGCAGGAGCTAAAGGCGTAACATATGGTAGAAATATTTTTGCACATAAAAATCCAGAAAAGATAGTAGAAGCATTAGCATCGATAATTTTCAAAAAAGAATCCGCAAAGGAAGCAATGAAAAAACTTGAGCAAAATTAG